The Pelobates fuscus isolate aPelFus1 chromosome 2, aPelFus1.pri, whole genome shotgun sequence genome has a segment encoding these proteins:
- the LOC134586801 gene encoding actin-like isoform X3, producing MASFPQAVVIDNGSGLIKFGFSGEEKPRFVYSNLVGRPKYKPLIWKNGLEHHLQIKTCERPVLVSEAPLNPRTNREKMMTVLFEGLGVPATYVSIQAVLALYSSGKVTGCVVDIGDGVTHTVPIFEGYCLQHAVLRLDLAGRELTNYLMRILAESGLSFISTSEREIVKDMKERLCYVAVDIECERLRAKEELKKEYKLPDGKLITIHKDRYKCPETLFHPARIGMDSPGIDRMCFNSIMKCDIDLRSTLCNNVLMSGGSSLFPGIGERMTKELARLIPPECPLSLVTSPEPILAVWTGGSILSSLSTFQQMWITRAEFLEVGPNIVHRKCF from the exons ATGGCTAGTTTTCCACAAGCAGTGGTAATAGACAATGGTTCTGGATTAATTAAATTTGGATTTTCAGGAGAAGAAAAGCCACGATTTGTGTACTCAAACTTAGTAGGCAGACCAAAATACAAACCT CTCATATGGAAGAATGGATTGGAACATCATCTACAGATAAAGACGTGTGAGAGACCAGTGCTTGTTTCTGAGGCACCTCTCAATCCACGAACCAACAGAGAAAAGATGATGACTGTTTTATTTGAGGGACTTGGTGTACCTGCAACATATGTATCAATCCAAGCAGTTTTAGCTCTCTACTCCTCGGGAAAAGTAACTGGTTGTGTGGTGGACATAGGTGATGGTGTGACACACACAGTCCCTATATTTGAAGGATACTGTCTTCAACATGCCGTGCTAAGGCTTGACCTAGCAGGAAGAGAACTGACAAACTATCTGATGAGAATACTAGCTGAAAGTGGCCTTTCCTTTATTAGTACATCGGAAAGAGAAATTGTTAAAGATATGAAAGAAAGGCTATGTTATGTTGCTGTTGATATAGAATGTGAGAGATTGAGAGCTAAAGAAGAAttgaaaaaagaatacaaacttccTGATGGAAAGCTTATCACCATCCACAAAGATAGGTATAAATGTCCAGAAACACTATTTCATCCTGCAAGAATTGGAATGGATTCACCAGGCATTGATAGAATGTGTTTTAATAGCATAATGAAGTGTGACATTGATCTTCGGAGCACCCTTTGCAACAATGTGCTCATGTCTGGAGGGTCCAGCTTGTTTCCTGGAATTGGTGAGCGTATGACCAAGGAACTGGCCCGTTTGATCCCACCAGAATGCCCACTAAGTCTTGTTACTTCTCCTGAACCAATTTTGGCAGTATGGACGGGAGGATCAATATTGTCTTCTCTGTCTACCTTTCAGCAAATGTGGATTACACGGGCAGAATTCTTGGAAGTGGGACCGAACATCGTTCACCGAAAATGCTTCTAG
- the LOC134586801 gene encoding actin, cytoskeletal 1A-like isoform X2: MASFPQAVVIDNGSGLIKFGFSGEEKPRFVYSNLVGRPKYKPVIVGAGQREYYIGEHAQVRRGILSLNYPVEHGVVNSWDDMEEKMMTVLFEGLGVPATYVSIQAVLALYSSGKVTGCVVDIGDGVTHTVPIFEGYCLQHAVLRLDLAGRELTNYLMRILAESGLSFISTSEREIVKDMKERLCYVAVDIECERLRAKEELKKEYKLPDGKLITIHKDRYKCPETLFHPARIGMDSPGIDRMCFNSIMKCDIDLRSTLCNNVLMSGGSSLFPGIGERMTKELARLIPPECPLSLVTSPEPILAVWTGGSILSSLSTFQQMWITRAEFLEVGPNIVHRKCF; the protein is encoded by the exons ATGGCTAGTTTTCCACAAGCAGTGGTAATAGACAATGGTTCTGGATTAATTAAATTTGGATTTTCAGGAGAAGAAAAGCCACGATTTGTGTACTCAAACTTAGTAGGCAGACCAAAATACAAACCTGTCATTGTTGGAGCTGGACAAAGGGAATATTATATTGGAGAACATGCACAGGTAAGAAGGGGTATCCTCTCCTTAAACTACCCTGTGGAGCATGGTGTGGTAAATTCATGGGATGATATGGA AGAAAAGATGATGACTGTTTTATTTGAGGGACTTGGTGTACCTGCAACATATGTATCAATCCAAGCAGTTTTAGCTCTCTACTCCTCGGGAAAAGTAACTGGTTGTGTGGTGGACATAGGTGATGGTGTGACACACACAGTCCCTATATTTGAAGGATACTGTCTTCAACATGCCGTGCTAAGGCTTGACCTAGCAGGAAGAGAACTGACAAACTATCTGATGAGAATACTAGCTGAAAGTGGCCTTTCCTTTATTAGTACATCGGAAAGAGAAATTGTTAAAGATATGAAAGAAAGGCTATGTTATGTTGCTGTTGATATAGAATGTGAGAGATTGAGAGCTAAAGAAGAAttgaaaaaagaatacaaacttccTGATGGAAAGCTTATCACCATCCACAAAGATAGGTATAAATGTCCAGAAACACTATTTCATCCTGCAAGAATTGGAATGGATTCACCAGGCATTGATAGAATGTGTTTTAATAGCATAATGAAGTGTGACATTGATCTTCGGAGCACCCTTTGCAACAATGTGCTCATGTCTGGAGGGTCCAGCTTGTTTCCTGGAATTGGTGAGCGTATGACCAAGGAACTGGCCCGTTTGATCCCACCAGAATGCCCACTAAGTCTTGTTACTTCTCCTGAACCAATTTTGGCAGTATGGACGGGAGGATCAATATTGTCTTCTCTGTCTACCTTTCAGCAAATGTGGATTACACGGGCAGAATTCTTGGAAGTGGGACCGAACATCGTTCACCGAAAATGCTTCTAG
- the LOC134586801 gene encoding uncharacterized protein LOC134586801 isoform X1, whose protein sequence is MGNVIITAVVIDNGSGLIKFGFSGEEKPRFVYSNLVGRPKYKPVIVGAGQREYYIGEHAQVRRGILSLNYPVEHGVVNSWDDMELIWKNGLEHHLQIKTCERPVLVSEAPLNPRTNREKMMTVLFEGLGVPATYVSIQAVLALYSSGKVTGCVVDIGDGVTHTVPIFEGYCLQHAVLRLDLAGRELTNYLMRILAESGLSFISTSEREIVKDMKERLCYVAVDIECERLRAKEELKKEYKLPDGKLITIHKDRYKCPETLFHPARIGMDSPGIDRMCFNSIMKCDIDLRSTLCNNVLMSGGSSLFPGIGERMTKELARLIPPECPLSLVTSPEPILAVWTGGSILSSLSTFQQMWITRAEFLEVGPNIVHRKCF, encoded by the exons atgggtaatgtaattatcacag CAGTGGTAATAGACAATGGTTCTGGATTAATTAAATTTGGATTTTCAGGAGAAGAAAAGCCACGATTTGTGTACTCAAACTTAGTAGGCAGACCAAAATACAAACCTGTCATTGTTGGAGCTGGACAAAGGGAATATTATATTGGAGAACATGCACAGGTAAGAAGGGGTATCCTCTCCTTAAACTACCCTGTGGAGCATGGTGTGGTAAATTCATGGGATGATATGGAGCTCATATGGAAGAATGGATTGGAACATCATCTACAGATAAAGACGTGTGAGAGACCAGTGCTTGTTTCTGAGGCACCTCTCAATCCACGAACCAACAGAGAAAAGATGATGACTGTTTTATTTGAGGGACTTGGTGTACCTGCAACATATGTATCAATCCAAGCAGTTTTAGCTCTCTACTCCTCGGGAAAAGTAACTGGTTGTGTGGTGGACATAGGTGATGGTGTGACACACACAGTCCCTATATTTGAAGGATACTGTCTTCAACATGCCGTGCTAAGGCTTGACCTAGCAGGAAGAGAACTGACAAACTATCTGATGAGAATACTAGCTGAAAGTGGCCTTTCCTTTATTAGTACATCGGAAAGAGAAATTGTTAAAGATATGAAAGAAAGGCTATGTTATGTTGCTGTTGATATAGAATGTGAGAGATTGAGAGCTAAAGAAGAAttgaaaaaagaatacaaacttccTGATGGAAAGCTTATCACCATCCACAAAGATAGGTATAAATGTCCAGAAACACTATTTCATCCTGCAAGAATTGGAATGGATTCACCAGGCATTGATAGAATGTGTTTTAATAGCATAATGAAGTGTGACATTGATCTTCGGAGCACCCTTTGCAACAATGTGCTCATGTCTGGAGGGTCCAGCTTGTTTCCTGGAATTGGTGAGCGTATGACCAAGGAACTGGCCCGTTTGATCCCACCAGAATGCCCACTAAGTCTTGTTACTTCTCCTGAACCAATTTTGGCAGTATGGACGGGAGGATCAATATTGTCTTCTCTGTCTACCTTTCAGCAAATGTGGATTACACGGGCAGAATTCTTGGAAGTGGGACCGAACATCGTTCACCGAAAATGCTTCTAG
- the LOC134586801 gene encoding uncharacterized protein LOC134586801 isoform X4, with the protein MASFPQAVVIDNGSGLIKFGFSGEEKPRFVYSNLVGRPKYKPVIVGAGQREYYIGEHAQVRRGILSLNYPVEHGVVNSWDDMELIWKNGLEHHLQIKTCERPVLVSEAPLNPRTNREKMMTVLFEGLGVPATYVSIQAVLALYSSGKVTGCVVDIGDGVTHTVPIFEGYCLQHAVLRLDLAGRELTNYLMRILAESGLSFIKTLFHPARIGMDSPGIDRMCFNSIMKCDIDLRSTLCNNVLMSGGSSLFPGIGERMTKELARLIPPECPLSLVTSPEPILAVWTGGSILSSLSTFQQMWITRAEFLEVGPNIVHRKCF; encoded by the exons ATGGCTAGTTTTCCACAAGCAGTGGTAATAGACAATGGTTCTGGATTAATTAAATTTGGATTTTCAGGAGAAGAAAAGCCACGATTTGTGTACTCAAACTTAGTAGGCAGACCAAAATACAAACCTGTCATTGTTGGAGCTGGACAAAGGGAATATTATATTGGAGAACATGCACAGGTAAGAAGGGGTATCCTCTCCTTAAACTACCCTGTGGAGCATGGTGTGGTAAATTCATGGGATGATATGGAGCTCATATGGAAGAATGGATTGGAACATCATCTACAGATAAAGACGTGTGAGAGACCAGTGCTTGTTTCTGAGGCACCTCTCAATCCACGAACCAACAGAGAAAAGATGATGACTGTTTTATTTGAGGGACTTGGTGTACCTGCAACATATGTATCAATCCAAGCAGTTTTAGCTCTCTACTCCTCGGGAAAAGTAACTGGTTGTGTGGTGGACATAGGTGATGGTGTGACACACACAGTCCCTATATTTGAAGGATACTGTCTTCAACATGCCGTGCTAAGGCTTGACCTAGCAGGAAGAGAACTGACAAACTATCTGATGAGAATACTAGCTGAAAGTGGCCTTTCCTTTATTA AAACACTATTTCATCCTGCAAGAATTGGAATGGATTCACCAGGCATTGATAGAATGTGTTTTAATAGCATAATGAAGTGTGACATTGATCTTCGGAGCACCCTTTGCAACAATGTGCTCATGTCTGGAGGGTCCAGCTTGTTTCCTGGAATTGGTGAGCGTATGACCAAGGAACTGGCCCGTTTGATCCCACCAGAATGCCCACTAAGTCTTGTTACTTCTCCTGAACCAATTTTGGCAGTATGGACGGGAGGATCAATATTGTCTTCTCTGTCTACCTTTCAGCAAATGTGGATTACACGGGCAGAATTCTTGGAAGTGGGACCGAACATCGTTCACCGAAAATGCTTCTAG
- the LOC134586801 gene encoding uncharacterized protein LOC134586801 isoform X5, whose amino-acid sequence MASFPQAVVIDNGSGLIKFGFSGEEKPRFVYSNLVGRPKYKPVIVGAGQREYYIGEHAQVRRGILSLNYPVEHGVVNSWDDMELIWKNGLEHHLQIKTCERPVLVSEAPLNPRTNREKMMTVLFEGLGVPATYVSIQAVLALYSSGKVTGCVVDIGDGVTHTVPIFEGYCLQHAVLRLDLAGRELTNYLMRILAESGLSFISTSEREIVKDMKERLCYVAVDIECERLRAKEELKKEYKLPDGKLITIHKDRYKCPETLFHPARIGMDSPGIDRMCFNSIMKCDIDLRSTLCNNVLMSGGSSLFPGIGERMTKELARLIPPECPLSLVTSPEPILAVWTGGSILSSLSTFQQMWITRAEFLEVGPNIVHRKCF is encoded by the coding sequence ATGGCTAGTTTTCCACAAGCAGTGGTAATAGACAATGGTTCTGGATTAATTAAATTTGGATTTTCAGGAGAAGAAAAGCCACGATTTGTGTACTCAAACTTAGTAGGCAGACCAAAATACAAACCTGTCATTGTTGGAGCTGGACAAAGGGAATATTATATTGGAGAACATGCACAGGTAAGAAGGGGTATCCTCTCCTTAAACTACCCTGTGGAGCATGGTGTGGTAAATTCATGGGATGATATGGAGCTCATATGGAAGAATGGATTGGAACATCATCTACAGATAAAGACGTGTGAGAGACCAGTGCTTGTTTCTGAGGCACCTCTCAATCCACGAACCAACAGAGAAAAGATGATGACTGTTTTATTTGAGGGACTTGGTGTACCTGCAACATATGTATCAATCCAAGCAGTTTTAGCTCTCTACTCCTCGGGAAAAGTAACTGGTTGTGTGGTGGACATAGGTGATGGTGTGACACACACAGTCCCTATATTTGAAGGATACTGTCTTCAACATGCCGTGCTAAGGCTTGACCTAGCAGGAAGAGAACTGACAAACTATCTGATGAGAATACTAGCTGAAAGTGGCCTTTCCTTTATTAGTACATCGGAAAGAGAAATTGTTAAAGATATGAAAGAAAGGCTATGTTATGTTGCTGTTGATATAGAATGTGAGAGATTGAGAGCTAAAGAAGAAttgaaaaaagaatacaaacttccTGATGGAAAGCTTATCACCATCCACAAAGATAGGTATAAATGTCCAGAAACACTATTTCATCCTGCAAGAATTGGAATGGATTCACCAGGCATTGATAGAATGTGTTTTAATAGCATAATGAAGTGTGACATTGATCTTCGGAGCACCCTTTGCAACAATGTGCTCATGTCTGGAGGGTCCAGCTTGTTTCCTGGAATTGGTGAGCGTATGACCAAGGAACTGGCCCGTTTGATCCCACCAGAATGCCCACTAAGTCTTGTTACTTCTCCTGAACCAATTTTGGCAGTATGGACGGGAGGATCAATATTGTCTTCTCTGTCTACCTTTCAGCAAATGTGGATTACACGGGCAGAATTCTTGGAAGTGGGACCGAACATCGTTCACCGAAAATGCTTCTAG